One window of the Lysobacter sp. S4-A87 genome contains the following:
- a CDS encoding DEAD/DEAH box helicase produces MRALADVGYESPSPIQAATIPPLLEGRDVLGQAQTGTGKTAAFALPVLARIDPNQRAPQTLVLAPTRELAIQVAEAFQKYAHHLPGFQVLPIYGGQSYYPQLQALKRGVQVIVGTPGRVIDHLERGSLDLSQLRCLVLDEADEMLRMGFIDDVEAVLKKTPETRQVALFSATMPAPIKRIAQTYLKDPVEIAIKSKTSTAANIRQRYWAVSGVHKLDAITRILEAEPFDAMIVFARTKLATEELADKLAARGIAAAAINGDVVQAQREKTIQNLKDGKIDVLVATDVAARGLDVERISHVLNYDIPYDTESYVHRIGRTGRAGRKGEAILFVTPRERGMLRAIERATRQPIEQMQLPTVETVNEQRVNRFLGRITTALESSDVSQFRDLVERYEREQNVPAVEIAAALAKLVQGDMPLLLDITAERLRPHTPDFDRPERGSRDHSPRDRFDRGQRDGQRDPRRERDAAPRPPREPRDDRPRHADRQFTPPAAGERSFERPVNVAESMFGDEGPAQPRHETREPREHREPRGERAPEVGMETFRIEVGHSHGVKPGNIVGAIANEAELESRFIGRIDIRDDFSLIDLPEGMPREVMDHLKRVRVAGQQLRISRADEDSGAGHGHGQRPHGRHGDAPRSFDDDRRPPPRGPRPHGGPKPHGGGPRKPFKPR; encoded by the coding sequence ATGCGCGCCCTGGCCGACGTCGGCTACGAGTCGCCTTCGCCGATCCAGGCGGCCACCATCCCGCCGCTGCTGGAAGGCCGCGACGTGCTTGGCCAGGCCCAGACCGGTACCGGCAAGACCGCCGCATTCGCGCTGCCGGTGCTGGCCCGCATCGACCCCAACCAGCGCGCACCGCAGACGCTGGTGCTGGCGCCGACGCGCGAACTGGCGATCCAGGTCGCCGAGGCGTTCCAGAAGTACGCCCATCACCTGCCCGGCTTCCAGGTCCTGCCGATCTACGGCGGCCAGAGCTACTACCCGCAGCTGCAGGCGCTCAAGCGCGGCGTGCAGGTGATCGTCGGCACGCCGGGTCGCGTGATCGACCATCTCGAGCGCGGTTCGCTCGACCTGTCGCAGTTGCGCTGCCTGGTCCTGGACGAAGCCGACGAAATGCTGCGCATGGGCTTCATCGACGATGTCGAGGCGGTGCTGAAGAAGACCCCGGAGACGCGCCAGGTGGCGCTGTTCTCGGCCACCATGCCGGCACCGATCAAGCGCATCGCCCAGACCTACCTCAAGGACCCGGTCGAGATCGCGATCAAGTCCAAGACCTCCACCGCGGCCAACATCCGCCAGCGCTACTGGGCCGTCAGCGGCGTGCACAAGCTCGACGCCATCACCCGCATCCTCGAAGCAGAACCTTTTGACGCGATGATCGTCTTCGCCCGCACCAAGCTGGCGACCGAGGAACTGGCCGACAAGCTGGCCGCGCGCGGCATCGCCGCAGCTGCGATCAATGGCGACGTGGTGCAGGCGCAGCGCGAGAAGACCATCCAGAACCTCAAGGACGGCAAGATCGACGTGCTGGTCGCCACCGACGTGGCCGCCCGCGGCCTCGACGTCGAGCGCATCAGCCACGTGCTGAACTACGACATCCCGTACGACACCGAAAGCTATGTCCACCGCATCGGCCGCACCGGTCGTGCCGGTCGCAAGGGCGAGGCGATCCTGTTCGTCACTCCGCGCGAGCGCGGCATGCTGCGCGCGATCGAGCGCGCCACGCGCCAGCCGATCGAGCAGATGCAGCTGCCGACGGTGGAAACCGTCAACGAACAGCGCGTCAACCGCTTCCTCGGCCGCATCACCACGGCGCTGGAATCGTCGGACGTGAGCCAGTTCCGCGACCTGGTCGAGCGCTACGAGCGCGAACAGAACGTGCCGGCGGTGGAGATCGCCGCCGCCCTGGCCAAGCTGGTGCAGGGCGACATGCCGCTGCTGCTGGACATCACCGCTGAGCGCCTGCGCCCGCACACGCCGGACTTCGACCGTCCCGAGCGCGGCTCCCGTGATCATTCTCCGCGTGACCGCTTCGATCGTGGCCAGCGCGACGGCCAGCGCGACCCGCGCCGCGAGCGAGACGCCGCGCCGCGACCGCCGCGTGAGCCGCGCGACGACCGACCGCGCCATGCCGATCGCCAGTTCACCCCGCCGGCCGCTGGCGAGCGTTCGTTCGAGCGTCCGGTCAATGTGGCCGAGTCGATGTTCGGTGACGAAGGTCCGGCACAGCCTCGTCATGAAACGCGTGAACCGCGCGAGCACCGCGAACCGCGTGGCGAGCGTGCGCCCGAGGTCGGCATGGAGACCTTCCGCATCGAGGTCGGCCACAGCCACGGCGTCAAGCCGGGCAACATCGTCGGTGCCATCGCCAACGAGGCCGAACTGGAAAGCCGCTTCATCGGCCGCATCGACATCCGCGACGACTTCAGCCTCATCGACCTGCCCGAAGGCATGCCGCGCGAGGTCATGGACCACCTCAAGCGCGTACGTGTCGCCGGCCAGCAACTGCGCATCAGCCGCGCCGATGAGGATTCCGGCGCCGGCCATGGCCACGGCCAGCGCCCGCACGGCCGCCACGGTGATGCACCGCGGAGCTTCGACGACGATCGCCGGCCGCCGCCGCGCGGTCCGCGTCCGCACGGCGGCCCGAAGCCGCATGGCGGCGGGCCGCGCAAGCCGTTCAAGCCGCGCTGA
- a CDS encoding EamA family transporter, which produces MHLILFSALCSVLVAVVLKLAPRFRLDVAQLVTWNYLAATLLCALLLKPSLSSLSHPHAPWAALLGLAVVLPSLFLVLAASVRTAGIVRTDVAQRLSLLLSLLAAFTLFDEKIDSMRMLGLALGLVAVAGIVARPRQDDTTAAPGATGMGLLLVVWAGFAVVDVMLKRIALAGTPSLAALQAAFAIAFVLMLGWQAVRHWRGRAQLSLRNFAAGLLLGLLNFGNIVFYVRAHQAFPDNPSVVFAAMNIGVVVLGTLVGVFAFGEKTSLWNRAAIVLAVIAIAVIAAAPRS; this is translated from the coding sequence ATGCACCTGATCCTGTTCAGCGCGCTGTGCAGCGTGCTCGTCGCGGTGGTCCTCAAGCTTGCGCCACGTTTCCGTCTGGACGTGGCGCAGCTGGTGACCTGGAACTACCTGGCCGCGACACTCCTGTGCGCGCTGCTGCTGAAGCCGTCGCTGTCGAGCCTGTCGCACCCTCACGCCCCCTGGGCCGCGCTGCTCGGCCTGGCCGTGGTGCTGCCTTCGCTGTTCCTGGTGCTTGCCGCGTCGGTGCGCACCGCCGGCATCGTCCGCACCGATGTCGCGCAACGCTTGTCGCTGCTGCTGTCGTTGCTCGCGGCGTTCACCCTGTTCGACGAGAAGATCGATTCGATGCGCATGCTCGGCCTGGCGCTGGGCCTGGTCGCCGTCGCGGGCATCGTGGCCAGGCCGCGACAGGACGACACCACCGCCGCACCGGGCGCGACCGGCATGGGCCTGTTGCTGGTGGTCTGGGCCGGCTTCGCCGTGGTCGACGTGATGCTCAAGCGCATCGCGCTGGCCGGCACGCCTTCGCTGGCGGCGCTGCAGGCGGCGTTCGCGATCGCCTTCGTGCTGATGCTCGGCTGGCAGGCAGTTCGCCACTGGCGCGGGCGTGCGCAGCTGAGCCTGCGCAACTTCGCTGCCGGCCTGCTGCTGGGCCTGCTGAACTTCGGCAACATCGTCTTCTACGTCCGCGCCCACCAGGCCTTCCCCGACAACCCCTCGGTGGTGTTCGCGGCGATGAACATCGGCGTGGTGGTGCTGGGCACGCTGGTGGGCGTGTTCGCCTTTGGCGAGAAGACCAGCCTGTGGAACCGGGCCGCGATCGTGCTGGCCGTCATCGCCATCGCGGTCATTGCGGCCGCACCACGCAGCTGA